One Labilithrix sp. DNA window includes the following coding sequences:
- a CDS encoding acetyl-CoA C-acyltransferase — translation MSQPPVYIVSATRTPIGAYLGALSSLKAPELGAVAIKAALERAKVAPELVGQVFMGNVLSAGIGQAPARQAMRAASIPDNVPAVTIGKVCGSGMEAVIQGARSIMVGDNDVVVAGGMESMSNAPYYLEKARSGYRMGNGTLIDGMIHDGLWDPYANVHMGTCGDKCAAEHKITREQQDEWAIGSFRKALAAQKEGQFDAEIAPVSIAQKKGDPVVVKLDEGPAKGDPAKIPSLRPAFGKDGTITAANASSINDGASALVLASEAAVKKHGLVPVAKIAGWGSAAQAPEWFTTAPAKAMDSVLAKLNLAPKDLDLVEINEAFAVVAMVCAQLSKLDPSKVNVRGGAVALGHPIGASGARILTTMLHALQQRNEKRGLASICIGGGEALSMVVERV, via the coding sequence ATGTCTCAGCCCCCCGTCTACATCGTCTCGGCCACGCGTACCCCCATCGGCGCTTACCTCGGCGCGCTCTCGTCGCTGAAAGCGCCCGAGCTCGGCGCGGTCGCGATCAAGGCCGCGCTCGAGCGCGCGAAGGTCGCGCCCGAGCTCGTCGGTCAGGTCTTCATGGGCAACGTGCTCTCCGCCGGCATCGGGCAGGCCCCCGCGCGGCAGGCGATGCGCGCCGCGAGCATCCCCGACAACGTGCCCGCCGTCACGATCGGCAAGGTCTGTGGCTCCGGCATGGAGGCCGTCATCCAGGGCGCTCGCTCCATCATGGTCGGCGACAACGATGTCGTCGTCGCGGGCGGCATGGAGTCGATGTCGAACGCGCCCTACTACCTCGAGAAGGCGCGCTCCGGTTACCGCATGGGCAACGGCACGCTCATCGACGGGATGATCCACGACGGACTCTGGGATCCGTACGCGAACGTCCACATGGGCACGTGCGGCGACAAGTGCGCGGCGGAGCACAAGATCACGCGCGAGCAGCAGGACGAGTGGGCGATCGGCAGCTTCCGCAAGGCGCTCGCCGCGCAGAAGGAAGGCCAGTTCGACGCGGAGATCGCGCCGGTCTCGATCGCGCAGAAGAAGGGCGACCCGGTCGTCGTGAAGCTCGACGAAGGTCCGGCGAAGGGCGACCCCGCGAAGATCCCCTCGCTGCGCCCCGCGTTCGGCAAAGACGGCACGATCACGGCCGCGAACGCCTCGTCGATCAACGACGGCGCGTCGGCGCTCGTCCTCGCGAGCGAGGCGGCGGTGAAGAAGCACGGCCTCGTGCCGGTGGCGAAGATCGCGGGCTGGGGCTCGGCCGCGCAGGCGCCCGAGTGGTTCACGACCGCGCCGGCGAAGGCGATGGACTCCGTCCTCGCGAAGCTGAACCTCGCGCCGAAGGACCTCGACCTCGTCGAGATCAACGAGGCGTTCGCCGTCGTCGCGATGGTCTGCGCGCAGCTCTCGAAGCTCGATCCCTCGAAGGTCAACGTCCGCGGCGGCGCGGTCGCGCTCGGTCACCCGATCGGCGCGTCGGGCGCGCGCATCCTCACGACGATGCTCCACGCGCTCCAGCAGCGGAACGAGAAGCGCGGCCTCGCGTCGATCTGCATCGGCGGCGGCGAAGCGCTCTCGATGGTCGTCGAGCGCGTCTGA
- a CDS encoding RNA polymerase sigma factor has protein sequence MRATVHEVVGVEEHNPEERGEGEEGHAASQQRRAASGQVSVAETHDVNGAEDAGNGGEVTAVASTAGIFPAISTKPTRSHTVLDEDLLRRAGQGDAVAFREVFLRHRGDVARLVYRMLSAPADLEDVVQEVFVQVFRSLKDFRGQSKFSTWLHRVTVNVVLMHRRSAKSRPVLTGETPTEEVVADERAARPDEEAERSERMRAFQRLLARLADKKRVVFVLHELEGLSPAEISEIVAAPVLTVRTRLFYARRELEEMLADEPALAGLDESIGKGGTGDEG, from the coding sequence GTGCGTGCGACGGTTCACGAAGTCGTGGGCGTCGAAGAGCACAACCCCGAGGAGCGCGGTGAGGGCGAGGAGGGCCATGCCGCGAGCCAACAACGTCGCGCGGCGTCGGGCCAAGTTTCTGTCGCCGAAACCCACGACGTGAATGGTGCGGAGGACGCGGGCAACGGAGGAGAGGTGACCGCGGTCGCGTCCACGGCGGGGATCTTCCCGGCGATTTCGACGAAGCCCACCCGCTCCCACACGGTGCTCGACGAGGACCTGCTGCGGCGCGCCGGGCAGGGCGACGCCGTCGCGTTCCGCGAGGTGTTCCTGCGCCACCGCGGCGACGTCGCGCGCCTCGTCTACCGCATGCTCAGCGCCCCCGCCGATCTCGAAGACGTCGTGCAAGAGGTCTTCGTCCAGGTCTTCCGCAGCCTGAAGGACTTCCGCGGTCAGTCGAAGTTCTCGACCTGGCTCCATCGCGTCACCGTCAACGTCGTCCTCATGCATCGGCGCTCGGCGAAGAGCCGCCCCGTCCTCACCGGCGAGACGCCGACCGAGGAGGTCGTCGCCGACGAGCGCGCGGCGCGGCCCGACGAAGAGGCGGAGCGGAGCGAACGGATGCGCGCGTTCCAGCGCCTGCTCGCGCGCCTCGCCGACAAGAAGCGCGTCGTCTTCGTTCTTCACGAGCTCGAAGGTCTCTCCCCCGCGGAGATCTCCGAGATCGTCGCAGCACCCGTCCTTACCGTACGTACGCGCCTCTTCTACGCGCGTCGCGAGCTCGAGGAGATGCTCGCGGACGAGCCGGCCCTCGCCGGACTCGATGAAAGCATCGGAAAAGGCGGAACCGGCGATGAAGGGTAA
- a CDS encoding FecR domain-containing protein, with product MKGKKLDALIAEAKAEREPSAVRDLDWDAIEARVTRRIEDEPHAATEPRAAMDPLARDRTRRNLVRGATLALAIAATAIIYVRRQAAEHPGATGPAVATTETPALAALEASSFTGGELHVGGALAQPGFTIHEGDALSVAKGRASLERAGAVSWLIEPDDDGVAARARVTSAGKPLVLSLEHGAIEAQVTPVKEGEAFAVDVATLSGVVRIAVHGTHLRVARAGDRVVVDLTEGVIAIGVAPKHGMTTGTSVTAPAHVELDARDLATLRIDDAPAVVRAPIPLGEPATAAAASAAAPHASVAAAAPATPPKPSAKVDAPKPPAKVPARDAIIAAVRQCAGSHAKSSGAVRVTVTSELTLTLAPTGEVKLAKFSPPLPPEVQTCAAATIYKTRVDEHTAASGTLSVPLEFSY from the coding sequence ATGAAGGGTAAAAAGCTCGATGCGCTGATCGCAGAAGCGAAGGCCGAACGCGAGCCCTCGGCGGTGCGCGATCTCGACTGGGACGCGATCGAAGCGCGCGTGACGAGGCGAATCGAAGACGAGCCGCACGCGGCGACGGAGCCTCGCGCGGCGATGGATCCGCTCGCGCGCGATCGCACGCGGCGGAACCTCGTGCGCGGCGCGACCCTCGCGCTCGCGATCGCCGCGACGGCGATCATCTACGTCCGCCGGCAAGCGGCCGAGCACCCCGGCGCGACGGGCCCCGCGGTCGCGACGACGGAGACGCCGGCGCTCGCCGCGCTCGAAGCGTCCTCGTTCACCGGCGGCGAGCTGCACGTCGGCGGCGCGCTCGCGCAGCCGGGCTTCACGATCCACGAAGGCGACGCGCTCTCGGTCGCGAAGGGACGCGCGAGCCTCGAGCGCGCGGGCGCCGTGTCGTGGCTGATCGAGCCGGACGACGACGGCGTCGCCGCGCGCGCGCGCGTCACGTCCGCGGGCAAGCCGCTCGTCTTGAGCCTCGAGCACGGCGCGATCGAGGCGCAGGTCACGCCGGTGAAGGAGGGCGAGGCCTTCGCCGTCGACGTCGCGACGCTCAGCGGCGTCGTCCGCATCGCGGTGCACGGCACGCACCTCCGCGTCGCGCGCGCGGGCGATCGCGTCGTCGTCGATCTCACGGAGGGCGTCATCGCGATCGGCGTCGCGCCGAAGCACGGCATGACGACCGGCACGAGCGTGACCGCGCCCGCGCACGTCGAGCTCGACGCGCGCGACCTCGCGACGCTGCGCATCGACGACGCGCCCGCCGTCGTGCGCGCCCCCATTCCGCTCGGCGAGCCGGCGACGGCCGCGGCCGCGAGCGCCGCCGCGCCGCACGCGTCCGTCGCCGCCGCCGCGCCCGCGACGCCGCCGAAGCCGTCCGCGAAGGTCGACGCGCCGAAGCCGCCGGCGAAGGTCCCCGCCCGCGACGCGATCATCGCCGCGGTTCGCCAGTGCGCGGGGAGCCACGCGAAGTCGTCCGGCGCCGTGCGCGTCACGGTGACGAGCGAGCTCACCCTCACGCTCGCGCCGACGGGCGAGGTGAAGCTCGCGAAGTTCAGCCCGCCGCTCCCGCCCGAGGTCCAGACCTGCGCCGCCGCCACGATCTACAAGACCCGCGTCGACGAGCACACCGCCGCGAGCGGCACCCTCTCGGTCCCCCTCGAGTTCTCCTACTGA
- a CDS encoding PilZ domain-containing protein produces the protein MEKRRHARASIDLPVLFAIKGANGHGQGIGKDISIGGMFIETDETATFGADVVVRVRLRTPTGGEQDFDLPGVVRWVKNGGMGVQFGLLGALETHAITELSKSGG, from the coding sequence ATGGAGAAGCGTCGCCACGCGCGTGCGTCGATCGATTTGCCGGTGCTGTTCGCGATCAAAGGCGCGAACGGGCACGGTCAGGGGATCGGCAAGGACATCTCCATCGGTGGGATGTTCATCGAGACCGACGAGACCGCGACCTTCGGCGCCGACGTCGTGGTGCGCGTCCGCCTCCGCACGCCGACGGGCGGCGAGCAGGACTTCGACCTCCCCGGCGTCGTCCGCTGGGTAAAAAACGGCGGCATGGGCGTCCAATTCGGCCTCCTCGGCGCGCTAGAAACCCACGCGATCACCGAGCTCTCAAAGAGCGGCGGATAA
- a CDS encoding response regulator transcription factor, which translates to MTIKALLVDDDRDLARLLDEYLGTHDVKLTHVEDGAAGLARLGSEAFDVVLLDVMLPGQDGFEICKQIRASGSEVPVVMLTARGDDADRIVGLELGADDYVPKPFNPRELLARMRAVLRRAKPASVAQPAAKIVIGPIEIDAAARTVTRNGAEVQLTSYEFRILVELAKKNGETIAREELAAAVRDPSGKGKAGAAYDPSVDRSLDVHVSRLRQKLEDDPKEPRYIKTVRGIGYVLARPS; encoded by the coding sequence ATGACGATCAAGGCGCTGCTCGTCGACGACGATCGTGACCTCGCGCGTCTCCTCGACGAATACCTCGGGACGCACGACGTGAAGCTCACCCACGTCGAGGACGGCGCGGCCGGGCTCGCGCGGCTCGGGAGCGAGGCCTTCGACGTCGTCCTCCTCGACGTCATGCTCCCGGGTCAGGACGGCTTCGAGATCTGCAAGCAGATCCGCGCCTCCGGCTCCGAGGTCCCCGTCGTCATGCTGACCGCGCGCGGCGACGACGCCGACCGCATCGTCGGCCTCGAGCTCGGCGCCGACGACTACGTCCCGAAGCCGTTCAACCCGCGCGAGCTCCTCGCCCGCATGCGCGCCGTGCTCCGCCGCGCGAAGCCGGCGAGCGTCGCCCAGCCCGCGGCGAAGATCGTGATCGGCCCGATCGAGATCGACGCCGCCGCGCGCACCGTCACCCGGAACGGCGCGGAGGTGCAGCTCACGTCGTACGAGTTCCGGATCCTCGTCGAGCTCGCGAAGAAGAACGGCGAGACGATCGCGCGCGAGGAGCTCGCCGCGGCGGTGCGCGATCCCTCCGGCAAGGGCAAGGCCGGCGCGGCCTACGATCCGAGCGTCGATCGCTCCCTCGACGTGCACGTGAGCCGCCTGCGGCAGAAGCTCGAGGACGATCCGAAGGAGCCGCGCTACATCAAGACCGTGCGCGGCATCGGCTACGTCCTCGCGAGACCGTCGTGA
- a CDS encoding HAMP domain-containing protein, which translates to MRGRARSLQARLLLWFIGAILLALGATAITTWITSSDNDYPSRVVTRHVQQRVARLWDDPVATDRYIAELREDTGLDVRVRRDASMFGGQGRMRPGGMIFEGDVAYVPVQRRGETVGALEIRTGTPPPRPWRVGVALVVALLALSLGARRVAMRLAKPLEHVAATAERFGAGDLDARTGVDKLSRRWVADEVRDLGRSFDGMADRISRVVVEQRELLAAISHELRSPLGRARVALEIARERSPDRALTDSKVGDALVLQARALDDVEKQLGEVDVILGDLLASARAGLADLRRQRIDVPAWVRERAKTETTGPVEVVLEKKSAAAEIDPALLGRALHNLLANAWAHGHPKAEPLVVTVRAAEDGFVRVEVRDRGPGFAAEILPRAFDPFVTGTGAARSPGAHGIGLGLSLVRRIVEAHGGRVFAANVDEVDEGEATGAVVGFELPPISAPKAAADKLAS; encoded by the coding sequence GTGAGAGGACGCGCCCGCAGCCTCCAGGCGCGCCTCCTCTTGTGGTTCATCGGCGCGATCCTCCTCGCGCTCGGCGCGACCGCGATCACGACGTGGATCACCAGCAGCGACAACGACTATCCCTCCCGCGTCGTCACCCGCCACGTCCAGCAGCGCGTCGCGCGGCTCTGGGACGATCCCGTCGCGACGGACCGCTACATCGCGGAGCTGCGCGAGGACACCGGGCTCGACGTCCGCGTCCGCCGCGACGCGAGCATGTTCGGCGGGCAAGGCCGGATGCGCCCCGGCGGCATGATCTTCGAGGGCGACGTCGCGTACGTGCCGGTGCAGCGGCGCGGCGAGACAGTGGGCGCGCTCGAGATCCGGACCGGGACCCCGCCGCCGCGGCCTTGGCGCGTCGGCGTCGCGCTCGTCGTCGCGCTCCTCGCGCTCTCGCTCGGCGCGCGCCGCGTCGCGATGCGCCTCGCGAAGCCGCTCGAGCACGTCGCCGCCACCGCGGAGCGCTTCGGCGCGGGCGATCTCGACGCGCGCACCGGCGTCGACAAGCTCTCGCGCCGCTGGGTCGCCGACGAGGTCCGCGACCTCGGGCGCTCCTTCGACGGAATGGCGGACCGCATCTCCCGCGTCGTCGTCGAGCAGCGCGAGCTCCTCGCCGCGATCAGCCACGAGCTCCGCTCGCCGCTCGGCCGCGCGCGCGTCGCGCTCGAGATCGCGCGCGAGCGCTCGCCCGATCGGGCGCTCACCGACTCGAAGGTCGGGGATGCGCTCGTGCTACAAGCACGAGCGCTCGACGACGTGGAGAAGCAGCTCGGCGAGGTCGACGTCATCCTCGGCGATCTGCTCGCGTCCGCGCGCGCGGGGCTCGCGGACCTCCGTCGCCAGCGCATCGACGTGCCGGCGTGGGTGCGCGAGCGCGCGAAGACGGAGACGACGGGGCCGGTCGAGGTCGTGCTCGAGAAGAAGAGCGCCGCGGCGGAGATCGATCCCGCGCTCCTCGGCCGCGCGCTCCACAACCTCCTCGCGAACGCGTGGGCGCACGGTCATCCGAAGGCAGAGCCGCTCGTCGTCACCGTGCGCGCGGCGGAGGACGGGTTCGTGCGCGTGGAGGTGCGCGATCGCGGCCCCGGCTTCGCGGCGGAGATCCTCCCCCGCGCGTTCGATCCGTTCGTGACCGGGACCGGCGCGGCGCGATCGCCGGGCGCCCACGGCATCGGCCTCGGCCTCTCGCTCGTCCGGCGCATCGTCGAAGCGCACGGCGGCCGCGTCTTCGCCGCGAACGTCGATGAAGTCGATGAAGGAGAAGCGACCGGCGCGGTCGTCGGCTTCGAGCTGCCGCCAATTTCTGCGCCGAAGGCCGCGGCTGATAAGCTCGCCTCGTGA
- the lepB gene encoding signal peptidase I, with product MRAITRWLVWCGGIGGAICLLLYLLVFDVWLFDPGNDAQLAASAVPALKPGDKVLLRRGSTPGFGELVRCEHPDSPGTWVVGRIFGVRGDRVEVSDGTIQTNGKGLSAAHGCPQQVVPHPVTQNLVTLSCGVVETGAWSFEYLNAPEHMSGGTHSALVEAGKVYLVSDNRFMHQDSRDFGQVDETTCRHVVFRLWGESYTDSSRRFTVLW from the coding sequence GTGAGGGCGATCACGCGATGGCTCGTCTGGTGTGGAGGCATCGGCGGTGCGATCTGCCTCCTCCTCTACTTGCTCGTCTTCGACGTTTGGCTCTTCGATCCCGGCAACGACGCGCAGCTCGCCGCGTCGGCGGTCCCCGCGCTCAAGCCGGGCGACAAGGTCCTGCTCCGGCGCGGGTCGACGCCCGGCTTCGGCGAGCTCGTGCGCTGCGAGCACCCGGACTCGCCCGGGACGTGGGTCGTGGGCCGCATCTTCGGGGTGCGCGGCGACCGCGTCGAGGTGTCGGACGGCACGATCCAGACGAACGGCAAAGGGCTCAGCGCCGCGCACGGCTGCCCGCAGCAGGTCGTGCCGCACCCGGTCACGCAGAACCTCGTCACGCTGAGCTGCGGCGTGGTCGAGACCGGCGCGTGGTCCTTCGAGTACCTCAACGCGCCGGAGCACATGAGCGGCGGGACCCACTCGGCGCTGGTGGAGGCGGGCAAGGTGTACCTCGTCAGCGACAACCGGTTCATGCACCAGGACTCGCGGGACTTCGGGCAGGTCGACGAAACGACGTGCCGGCACGTCGTTTTTCGCCTTTGGGGCGAGAGCTACACCGATTCTTCGCGGCGTTTCACGGTCCTCTGGTGA
- a CDS encoding FHA domain-containing protein → MEAEIGIVCGRCESYATLGTATCSSCGNVLALASADDPVLSASSKAPATTRETGDFGLAPSNGAMPAVPAASAEGPRVTLTNESPAPPSARSGALRQTKKSIEELMDQAKNFVCRSCSTPVPLGHKFCGRCGAAVPPEIMSVRTQFFGQLQAPGKAKLILIRGEGVEGLSYQLNAEQHVVGRAGQLVFPDDPFVSPRHANFFYRNNTLCVRDEGSTNGVFLRVRGTIEVTADDYFLAGEQVFRFNPPPPPDDQPGPDGTYFYSSPKQQALFRITQILQGGPEGMVVCARQPTLQIGREGGDLNFPTDLYMSGSHCKIEEAGGVFKLTDLGSRNGTYIRLRTERELSHGDYLFIGRKLLRVEITAA, encoded by the coding sequence ATGGAAGCCGAGATCGGCATCGTTTGCGGGCGCTGCGAGTCGTACGCGACGCTCGGGACCGCGACTTGCTCGTCGTGCGGGAACGTCCTCGCTTTGGCGAGCGCGGACGATCCCGTGCTCTCCGCGAGCAGCAAGGCCCCCGCGACGACGCGCGAGACCGGCGACTTCGGGCTCGCGCCGTCGAACGGCGCGATGCCTGCGGTGCCCGCCGCGTCTGCCGAGGGCCCGCGGGTGACGTTGACGAACGAGAGCCCGGCGCCTCCGTCCGCACGCTCGGGAGCGCTGAGACAGACGAAGAAATCGATCGAGGAGCTCATGGATCAAGCGAAGAACTTCGTGTGCCGTTCCTGCTCCACCCCGGTACCGCTGGGCCACAAGTTCTGCGGCCGATGCGGCGCCGCGGTCCCGCCCGAGATCATGAGCGTGCGGACCCAGTTCTTCGGCCAGCTCCAGGCGCCGGGGAAGGCGAAGCTCATCCTCATTCGCGGCGAGGGGGTCGAGGGGCTCAGCTACCAGCTCAACGCGGAGCAGCACGTGGTCGGGCGCGCGGGGCAGCTCGTCTTCCCGGACGATCCGTTCGTGTCCCCTCGCCACGCGAACTTCTTCTACCGCAACAACACGCTCTGCGTCCGCGACGAGGGGTCCACCAACGGCGTGTTCCTCCGCGTGCGCGGCACGATCGAGGTCACGGCCGACGACTACTTCCTCGCCGGCGAGCAGGTGTTCCGCTTCAACCCGCCCCCGCCGCCGGACGATCAACCGGGCCCGGACGGCACCTACTTCTATTCGTCGCCGAAGCAGCAGGCGCTCTTCCGCATCACGCAGATCCTCCAGGGCGGACCGGAGGGCATGGTCGTCTGCGCGCGGCAGCCGACGCTCCAGATCGGGCGCGAAGGTGGGGACCTCAACTTCCCGACCGACCTCTACATGAGCGGCTCGCACTGCAAGATCGAGGAGGCGGGCGGCGTCTTCAAGCTGACCGATCTCGGCTCGCGCAACGGCACGTACATCCGTCTCCGGACGGAGCGCGAGCTCTCGCACGGGGACTACCTGTTCATCGGACGCAAGCTCCTGCGCGTCGAGATCACGGCGGCCTGA
- a CDS encoding MarR family transcriptional regulator has translation MPKPSAKNRSGRGGAAAASGAGEGARDPVASARAAVLEGVGREVAASFPGITRLGGQIVAALYLADDARSMDDLSEELGRSKSNVFANLRALEAAGIVERRRVTGARSDAFALRGKYPDVVVGAYLARLRRVVADKVGLCTRALDMLGDARGREADALRGKLGALLRKYERFATAFELVPFGDGPIDLEELLDELPQSLLMALATTAKRPPRRAASS, from the coding sequence ATGCCGAAGCCTTCCGCGAAGAACCGAAGTGGACGGGGTGGCGCGGCTGCGGCGAGCGGGGCGGGGGAGGGGGCGAGAGATCCCGTCGCGTCGGCGCGCGCCGCGGTGCTCGAGGGGGTCGGGCGCGAGGTCGCGGCGAGCTTCCCCGGCATCACGCGCCTCGGCGGGCAGATCGTCGCAGCGCTCTACCTCGCCGACGACGCGCGCTCGATGGATGACCTCTCCGAGGAGCTCGGCCGCTCGAAGAGCAACGTGTTCGCGAACCTCCGCGCGCTCGAGGCGGCGGGCATCGTCGAGCGTCGCCGCGTCACCGGCGCGCGCTCCGACGCGTTCGCGCTGCGCGGGAAGTACCCCGACGTCGTCGTCGGCGCGTACCTCGCGCGCCTCCGCCGCGTCGTCGCCGACAAGGTCGGGCTCTGCACGCGCGCGCTCGACATGCTCGGCGACGCGCGCGGGCGCGAGGCGGACGCGCTCCGCGGCAAGCTCGGCGCGCTCCTCCGTAAGTACGAGCGCTTCGCGACCGCGTTCGAGCTCGTGCCCTTCGGCGACGGGCCCATCGATCTCGAGGAGCTCCTCGACGAGCTCCCGCAGAGCCTCCTCATGGCGCTCGCCACCACCGCGAAGCGCCCCCCGCGGAGGGCGGCGAGCTCGTAA